In Candidatus Berkelbacteria bacterium, the following are encoded in one genomic region:
- a CDS encoding winged helix-turn-helix transcriptional regulator, which produces MMRASKNLANIKREITDSEAVKACARRHGTIGDPTAMKICYLFRHYPELSVGQIAELVSISISAASRQLKKLKKADILSSSKDAQTVYYTMQSNEFTKSLLNELGVSK; this is translated from the coding sequence ATGATGCGTGCCAGTAAGAACTTGGCCAACATCAAGAGGGAGATTACCGACAGTGAAGCCGTTAAGGCGTGTGCGCGGCGTCACGGGACTATTGGCGACCCCACGGCTATGAAGATTTGCTATCTCTTTCGACACTATCCGGAATTGTCCGTCGGCCAAATTGCAGAGCTCGTCAGTATTTCTATTTCAGCCGCATCCCGGCAGTTAAAGAAGCTAAAGAAAGCAGACATTCTAAGTTCCAGTAAGGATGCTCAAACTGTTTACTACACCATGCAAAGTAACGAGTTCACCAAGAGCCTCCTGAACGAATTAGGGGTGAGTAAATAA
- a CDS encoding C39 family peptidase, with amino-acid sequence MKVLYEIPLYSQNWNLDEWKKLGFSSRDDAEYWERSCCGILCVNEIASFLNETKYSTSSLIKQGQELGGYSEEYGWKHEGLVRLVEKLGLHAERKTLSTKELQKALEEKKLPIVSIKWAFKNNKLLIEKILFWKRFGGHLAVVVGYDDEGFYVNHTSKVAEQNWKAGLVPYDKFNDCYTGRAILVWK; translated from the coding sequence ATGAAAGTTCTGTACGAAATTCCGCTTTATTCACAAAATTGGAATTTGGACGAATGGAAAAAGCTAGGATTTAGTTCGCGAGATGATGCGGAATACTGGGAGCGTTCGTGCTGCGGGATCCTTTGTGTAAATGAGATTGCTTCGTTTCTTAACGAAACAAAATATTCTACGTCGAGCCTAATAAAACAAGGCCAAGAACTCGGCGGCTACTCAGAGGAGTACGGATGGAAACATGAGGGCTTAGTTCGCCTGGTTGAAAAATTGGGTCTCCACGCTGAGCGAAAAACACTTTCAACTAAAGAATTGCAAAAAGCGCTTGAAGAAAAGAAGCTTCCAATCGTTTCAATCAAGTGGGCGTTCAAGAACAACAAGTTGTTAATAGAAAAAATACTTTTCTGGAAAAGGTTCGGTGGCCATTTAGCAGTAGTGGTTGGATACGACGATGAAGGATTTTACGTTAACCACACTTCTAAAGTTGCTGAGCAGAATTGGAAAGCTGGTTTAGTCCCGTACGATAAGTTCAACGACTGCTATACAGGGAGAGCGATATTAGTCTGGAAGTAA
- a CDS encoding pyridoxamine 5'-phosphate oxidase family protein, whose translation MEDLKKLAQQLLEQGRLIHLGTNDDGGVWVSPLIYIHDEAMNIYWLSMPVVRHSRAVDLAPQAAAAIMVDTPDHKAAGLQIAGTVTVVNQDEQLAKNYLAKYHLPDDHIDDNHKWYKLSPKFIDIIYEPLFGWKKQKIEF comes from the coding sequence ATGGAAGATTTAAAGAAGCTAGCTCAGCAATTATTAGAACAAGGCCGCTTGATCCATCTCGGCACAAACGACGACGGTGGCGTTTGGGTCAGCCCGCTCATTTACATTCATGACGAGGCGATGAATATCTATTGGCTCTCAATGCCGGTAGTACGACACTCGAGGGCCGTTGACCTAGCGCCGCAAGCGGCAGCGGCAATCATGGTTGATACGCCCGATCACAAAGCAGCTGGCTTACAGATTGCCGGGACAGTCACGGTAGTCAATCAAGACGAACAACTAGCTAAGAATTATCTAGCAAAATACCACTTACCTGACGATCACATTGATGATAATCACAAATGGTACAAACTTTCACCGAAATTCATCGACATCATCTACGAGCCGCTATTCGGCTGGAAAAAACAAAAAATTGAATTCTAA
- a CDS encoding ABC transporter ATP-binding protein, whose amino-acid sequence MIKATELSKTFNPRQHTEVKAVESVSISIEPGEIVLIIGPSGSGKTTLLTMLGGLLSPSAGEIFIADQPISKLSQGQLTMLRRGKIGFIFQSFNLLDNLTAFENVVIAGFGKNRNTKRALELLNRLGLQNRLHAKPKELSGGERQRVAVARSLINNPPIILADEPTANLDSKNGHSVMLLLCEIACQEHKSVVIVSHDQRLRDIATRVVTIEDGKLTNEAIGDHAKFCPHHNH is encoded by the coding sequence ATGATCAAAGCCACCGAATTATCTAAAACGTTTAATCCCCGGCAACACACCGAGGTGAAAGCCGTCGAGAGCGTTAGTATTAGTATCGAACCGGGTGAAATTGTCTTGATTATCGGGCCGTCAGGCAGCGGTAAGACAACGCTGCTGACGATGTTGGGCGGGCTACTTAGTCCCTCAGCCGGTGAGATATTTATTGCCGATCAACCAATCTCAAAGTTAAGCCAAGGACAACTGACGATGTTGCGCAGAGGAAAGATCGGCTTTATTTTTCAGTCTTTTAACTTACTCGACAATCTAACCGCCTTTGAAAACGTCGTCATTGCCGGGTTTGGCAAAAACCGCAACACCAAGCGCGCCTTAGAGTTATTGAACAGGCTGGGCTTGCAAAATCGTCTTCACGCCAAGCCTAAAGAACTCTCGGGTGGCGAACGCCAACGAGTCGCCGTCGCTCGATCGCTAATAAACAATCCGCCAATCATTCTTGCCGATGAGCCGACCGCTAACCTCGACTCGAAAAATGGCCATTCAGTTATGTTATTACTGTGTGAAATAGCCTGTCAGGAACATAAGTCGGTCGTGATCGTCAGCCACGACCAACGCCTTCGGGATATCGCCACCAGGGTAGTAACAATCGAGGACGGTAAACTAACTAACGAAGCGATCGGCGATCACGCTAAATTCTGCCCACACCATAATCACTAG
- a CDS encoding ABC transporter permease, whose protein sequence is MFLIALRNLFGERGRLLITIGGVTFSVILILILLGLYSGWEKQMTRFTGNIPADLWVGQAGSGDLSHSISIIQAVRSEDVSKLGSVTRVSTFVGRQVGTTIDGQDVHIFVVGVDEDRFIKSYELVEGTDDPALGEIAIDQVLARQTGLKIGDTFEVAKTTVKVSGIISGGNILAYTFALVNRADVKNILDLDGLVNYYLVQTPDPDQATIDIAKQFPDYKVMTKTEFLENNKSILTETFLPIIKVLLIIAVLIGIAVIGLTIFTATIEKSREYGVLKALGYTGAQIYGIGLIQSVTAGAIGFVVGAILAPLFAIAATNIASGFLYEVSGGQVILVFAAVVGMAIIASFMPLKRLLVINPASVFKA, encoded by the coding sequence ATGTTTCTCATCGCGCTAAGGAACCTTTTCGGCGAAAGAGGCCGGCTGTTGATCACTATAGGTGGCGTCACCTTCTCGGTGATTCTGATCTTGATACTACTCGGGTTATATAGCGGTTGGGAAAAACAAATGACAAGGTTCACGGGCAATATCCCCGCCGACCTCTGGGTCGGTCAGGCCGGCAGTGGTGATCTCAGCCATAGCATCTCAATTATCCAAGCGGTCCGATCGGAAGACGTTTCTAAGCTAGGGTCTGTTACTCGGGTATCAACATTTGTCGGCCGCCAGGTTGGGACAACAATTGACGGCCAAGACGTTCATATTTTCGTTGTTGGTGTTGACGAGGATCGCTTCATAAAGAGTTACGAGCTTGTCGAAGGCACAGACGACCCGGCACTAGGCGAGATCGCTATCGATCAAGTATTAGCCCGTCAAACCGGACTTAAAATCGGTGACACTTTTGAAGTGGCCAAAACCACAGTCAAAGTATCGGGGATTATTAGCGGCGGTAACATTCTCGCCTACACCTTCGCTCTGGTTAACCGGGCGGACGTTAAAAACATCCTTGATCTAGATGGGCTAGTAAATTACTACCTCGTACAGACACCCGATCCCGACCAGGCCACGATTGATATCGCCAAGCAATTTCCCGACTACAAAGTTATGACGAAGACTGAGTTTCTGGAAAACAACAAATCTATTCTCACTGAAACATTCCTACCCATCATTAAGGTTCTGCTAATTATCGCTGTTCTAATTGGCATAGCAGTCATCGGCTTAACTATCTTTACCGCTACCATCGAGAAAAGTCGGGAGTATGGGGTCCTAAAAGCCCTCGGCTACACTGGCGCCCAAATATACGGCATCGGACTGATTCAATCAGTTACAGCCGGAGCGATTGGTTTTGTTGTGGGAGCGATACTAGCGCCACTTTTTGCGATCGCCGCCACTAATATTGCTAGCGGATTTTTGTACGAAGTTAGTGGCGGACAGGTCATTTTAGTATTTGCCGCCGTGGTCGGGATGGCTATTATCGCCTCGTTTATGCCACTGAAGCGGTTACTGGTGATTAACCCCGCCTCAGTCTTTAAAGCCTAA
- a CDS encoding redoxin domain-containing protein, with protein MKHSGKSSDLLFTIGVIVAVGIVLTGIVIFSNGRPSTPLAKTGSLKIGDSAPSFELASATGGKVTLNQYDGKPVLLYFNEGVGCQPCWKQIIDLENNESFSSLKIPMVAIAPNDPSDWSPVVSNNPMQTPILADIENAVSKSYGMLTMKSSMHKGVNPGHTFILLDAEHKVTWIGDYPGMNMTASEIVTVIKDKIRG; from the coding sequence ATGAAGCATAGCGGAAAGAGTAGCGATCTCTTGTTTACTATTGGTGTAATCGTGGCGGTGGGCATCGTCTTGACGGGGATCGTTATCTTTTCTAACGGCAGACCTTCTACCCCCCTTGCGAAGACTGGTTCGCTTAAGATAGGCGATTCGGCTCCAAGCTTTGAACTTGCTTCGGCAACGGGTGGAAAGGTCACCTTGAATCAGTATGACGGCAAACCGGTGCTGTTGTACTTTAACGAAGGTGTTGGATGCCAGCCGTGCTGGAAACAGATTATCGACCTTGAAAACAATGAGAGCTTTAGCTCCCTCAAGATTCCAATGGTGGCAATTGCACCTAACGACCCGAGCGATTGGAGTCCGGTAGTCTCAAATAACCCTATGCAAACGCCGATCTTGGCCGACATTGAGAATGCCGTTTCAAAGTCCTATGGCATGTTGACCATGAAGTCGTCTATGCACAAGGGCGTCAACCCAGGCCACACCTTTATCCTGCTTGATGCAGAGCATAAGGTAACCTGGATCGGCGACTACCCGGGAATGAACATGACCGCTTCTGAAATAGTAACTGTCATTAAGGACAAGATACGAGGTTGA
- a CDS encoding CHAP domain-containing protein: MPPRRGKRIFVKSVGFLALVITLLSAPLSAQAVSLNELLKRQREVEKQQQQNQQRLNQSRKVELTLQQTLNALTQDIASTQGRLDTTRRTLNIAKLEIERIDGEVEKTEKDIAKLDGSTRRLYILLYETLTTSKVIMLTSESIGEYTTRINYLESIQQQLMQDGQKLSALKQELLAKKASQVALQQQLEEVESLLSNDKAVLASQQQQQSLLLNLNQEQQDRYEDSLKKLATEHETLSQSIYEARRRQAGSENINQGATSAYPYADEPNPAAADPWLFIKRQCVSYTAWKWLVTYGQPFMNTRPGSGSGWNWPALARDQGYKTSSTPRVGAVVSWPIGENRPYGHTAWVEKVNSDGTINVSEYNWLVPRGYGERRNVNALLYGTPTYIYP, translated from the coding sequence ATGCCTCCAAGGAGGGGGAAGCGAATATTTGTTAAGTCGGTTGGTTTTCTGGCGTTAGTAATCACCTTACTATCTGCTCCACTATCTGCCCAAGCTGTTTCATTAAACGAGCTCTTGAAACGACAAAGAGAAGTAGAGAAACAACAGCAGCAGAACCAACAAAGGCTTAACCAGAGCCGGAAGGTCGAACTTACGTTGCAGCAGACGCTAAACGCGCTCACGCAGGACATCGCCTCCACTCAAGGACGACTCGATACGACTAGGAGAACACTTAATATTGCCAAATTAGAGATAGAAAGGATCGACGGAGAGGTCGAGAAAACCGAGAAAGATATTGCCAAACTCGACGGCTCTACTCGGCGTCTTTACATATTACTTTACGAGACCCTGACGACCTCGAAAGTGATTATGTTGACGTCTGAAAGCATAGGTGAATACACGACGCGCATAAACTATCTAGAATCTATACAGCAGCAATTAATGCAGGATGGACAAAAGTTAAGTGCTCTTAAACAGGAACTACTAGCCAAAAAAGCTTCGCAGGTAGCTCTTCAACAACAGCTGGAAGAAGTCGAGAGCCTATTATCAAATGATAAAGCCGTATTAGCGAGTCAGCAACAACAGCAAAGTTTGCTGCTGAACCTGAACCAAGAGCAGCAAGACCGCTACGAAGACTCATTGAAAAAATTAGCCACTGAACACGAAACGCTAAGCCAGTCCATTTATGAAGCTCGGCGACGACAGGCTGGTTCGGAAAATATAAATCAGGGCGCGACGAGCGCCTATCCGTACGCGGATGAACCAAACCCTGCGGCGGCTGACCCGTGGCTATTCATTAAAAGGCAATGCGTTTCATATACTGCCTGGAAGTGGCTTGTTACCTACGGTCAGCCGTTTATGAACACGCGACCTGGGTCCGGCAGTGGTTGGAACTGGCCAGCGCTCGCTCGTGACCAAGGTTATAAAACATCTTCAACGCCCAGGGTTGGGGCAGTGGTTTCCTGGCCAATTGGCGAGAACCGCCCTTACGGCCATACAGCCTGGGTAGAGAAAGTTAATAGCGACGGAACAATTAACGTTTCGGAATACAACTGGCTAGTACCACGTGGATATGGCGAAAGGCGCAATGTTAACGCGTTGCTTTACGGCACTCCAACATATATTTACCCGTAG
- a CDS encoding metal-sensitive transcriptional regulator — MTQDERIRHRIKIIQGHILKLQKMVAEDRYCIELMTQSLAIQKSLKSLNQELLKKHLATCVKDQFVSGEDSKAINELSHLYHLSQN, encoded by the coding sequence ATGACACAAGACGAACGAATTAGACATCGAATAAAAATTATTCAGGGGCATATCCTGAAACTGCAGAAGATGGTAGCGGAAGACCGGTACTGCATCGAACTTATGACACAAAGCCTAGCGATCCAGAAGAGTCTTAAAAGCTTGAACCAGGAGTTGCTTAAGAAACATCTGGCTACCTGCGTGAAAGATCAGTTTGTCAGTGGTGAGGACAGCAAGGCTATTAATGAGCTATCACACCTCTACCACCTTTCTCAAAACTAA
- a CDS encoding thioredoxin family protein translates to MKILGQVIVVLLVVGGIVIYSNRSGDSGASPGPQTQSESSTADPSLGGSTDPSVAKTPGAYVDYSDSVIASTSGTKILFFHAPWCPQCRTLDADIRKSNVPAGVTIIKTDYDTNQALRQKYGVTIQTTLVRVDDAGNLVKKYVAYDEPTFAAVSSNLL, encoded by the coding sequence ATGAAAATACTTGGGCAGGTCATTGTTGTCTTGTTGGTTGTCGGGGGAATAGTTATTTACAGCAATCGCTCTGGTGATAGCGGAGCTTCTCCAGGTCCGCAAACACAGTCCGAATCTTCGACGGCAGATCCGTCGCTCGGCGGGTCAACTGACCCTTCTGTAGCTAAAACTCCCGGCGCGTACGTCGATTACTCGGACTCGGTCATCGCAAGCACCAGTGGAACCAAGATACTTTTCTTTCATGCTCCTTGGTGTCCGCAATGCCGGACACTAGACGCTGATATTAGAAAGAGTAACGTTCCGGCGGGAGTGACAATAATTAAAACGGACTACGATACTAACCAGGCGCTTCGGCAAAAATACGGCGTGACGATCCAAACGACCTTAGTTAGGGTTGACGACGCCGGTAACCTGGTCAAGAAATATGTCGCTTACGATGAACCCACCTTTGCCGCCGTCAGTAGTAACCTGCTTTAG
- a CDS encoding sulfite exporter TauE/SafE family protein, which produces MVLLYASFVAGFLTVLAPCILPVLPVVLAGSVTESRRTKRIVTIIFGLTISVVVFSLLLKATTSLLGIPQIVWQLISGGILILFGVVSLYPGLWEKVSAPLGAKAGESLQTSRTKSGLWGDLFLGAALGPVFNSCSPTYALIVAAILPVSFGRGLTYLVSYAIGLAVALLLIAFLGRALVSKLGWAANPTGWFHKVIGVLLIVIGLAVIFGADKKFQTYVLDRGYYQPIINLEEQLRLPK; this is translated from the coding sequence ATGGTGTTACTTTATGCCTCGTTTGTCGCTGGTTTCCTTACCGTCTTGGCGCCGTGCATCTTGCCGGTTTTGCCGGTGGTTTTAGCCGGATCGGTAACAGAAAGCCGACGCACGAAACGTATTGTAACGATTATTTTTGGCTTGACGATTTCAGTTGTTGTTTTCTCGTTACTCTTGAAAGCGACAACTAGCCTGCTCGGAATTCCACAAATTGTTTGGCAGCTAATTTCTGGCGGGATACTAATTCTCTTCGGAGTGGTCAGTCTCTATCCAGGGCTTTGGGAAAAAGTCTCGGCACCGCTCGGCGCTAAGGCGGGTGAGTCGTTGCAGACCAGTAGAACCAAATCTGGTCTTTGGGGGGATTTATTCCTTGGAGCAGCGCTGGGGCCGGTCTTCAACAGCTGTAGCCCGACATACGCCTTAATAGTCGCGGCGATTTTGCCTGTTTCGTTCGGGCGTGGACTTACTTATTTGGTATCTTACGCGATCGGTCTGGCCGTGGCGCTACTTTTAATCGCCTTCCTTGGCCGGGCACTAGTTAGCAAACTTGGCTGGGCTGCCAACCCAACAGGCTGGTTTCATAAAGTAATTGGCGTGTTACTAATAGTGATTGGGCTGGCTGTCATCTTTGGCGCCGACAAGAAGTTTCAAACCTATGTGCTTGATCGGGGCTACTATCAACCGATAATAAACTTAGAAGAACAACTTCGTTTACCGAAGTAA